One genomic segment of Deltaproteobacteria bacterium includes these proteins:
- a CDS encoding GNAT family N-acetyltransferase produces MTDNNLDSLKKRYPDKFVSESRVFGQIHPGNRIFIGTGCGEPQYLVGALINYVQSHPKSFVDAELLQVWTLGVTPYLDEKFKDNFRHNFFFIGANTRDTINKGIADYSPVFLWQVPELFRKKFIPIDMAFIQTSMPDEHGYFSLGISVDIVKSAVENAYMVVAQVNSYMPRVLGETFIHAKDINFIIPYNEPLLEFGFNVPNDIANRIGTYVSQIVQDGDTIQVGYGSLPNAILCQLSNKKNIGVHTELLSDGIVSLMKKGVIDNSKKELNRWKTVAAFCMGKKETYEFLHDNPAIEFRPVNYTNNPALIARQKNMTAINSALEIDLSGQATAETIGRSFYSGIGGQADFMRGAILSQGGKTILVLQSTAKNGGVSRIVPFLSEGAKITLTPGDIHYVVTEYGIAYLHGKNLRERAMDLISIAHPSFRGWLIEAAKANNLIYRDQTFIKGIKGEYPEALETYRTTNREFEILLRPVKISDEPLLKDFFYALSDDSMYRRFISTRTDMPHNRLQQFVAIDYTKEMIILAITGKEEKEMIIGMAQYLIDTTRHTAEVAFVVRDDYQNHGIGTELLSYITYIAKKNGLHGFTAALLMENKHMLHLLENAGFNIEKKSEGGMYELKMSFRD; encoded by the coding sequence ATGACGGATAATAATTTGGACAGTCTCAAAAAGCGTTATCCCGATAAATTTGTTTCAGAGAGCAGGGTGTTCGGTCAGATACACCCGGGCAACAGAATATTTATCGGTACAGGCTGCGGGGAGCCTCAGTATCTTGTAGGCGCTTTGATAAATTATGTTCAATCACATCCCAAAAGCTTTGTGGATGCGGAGCTGCTCCAGGTCTGGACCCTTGGCGTTACCCCGTATCTTGACGAGAAATTCAAGGACAATTTTCGTCACAACTTTTTCTTCATAGGTGCAAATACCAGGGATACGATCAACAAAGGCATAGCAGATTATTCACCTGTGTTTCTGTGGCAGGTTCCCGAGCTGTTTCGTAAAAAATTCATACCTATAGACATGGCTTTTATACAAACTTCCATGCCGGATGAGCATGGATATTTTAGTCTGGGCATAAGTGTTGACATTGTTAAATCTGCTGTGGAGAACGCATATATGGTTGTTGCACAGGTCAACAGTTATATGCCAAGGGTTCTTGGAGAAACGTTTATACATGCGAAGGATATAAACTTTATAATACCTTACAATGAACCTTTGCTTGAGTTCGGCTTCAATGTCCCCAATGATATTGCGAACAGGATTGGTACATACGTTTCTCAGATCGTACAGGACGGAGATACTATCCAGGTTGGATATGGAAGTTTACCGAATGCGATCCTATGCCAGCTCTCAAACAAAAAAAACATCGGTGTTCATACGGAACTTTTATCCGACGGTATTGTATCTCTTATGAAAAAGGGAGTAATAGATAACAGTAAAAAAGAACTCAACCGCTGGAAAACAGTGGCAGCTTTCTGTATGGGGAAAAAAGAAACTTATGAATTCCTGCATGATAATCCGGCAATAGAATTCCGCCCTGTAAATTATACGAATAATCCCGCTTTGATTGCCCGTCAGAAGAACATGACGGCCATAAATAGTGCACTCGAGATCGATCTTTCAGGACAGGCGACGGCAGAGACAATAGGCAGATCATTTTACAGCGGAATCGGTGGGCAGGCTGATTTTATGCGCGGAGCGATATTATCGCAGGGCGGTAAAACCATACTTGTGCTGCAGTCAACAGCGAAAAACGGAGGAGTTTCCCGTATCGTCCCATTTCTGAGCGAGGGGGCGAAGATAACATTAACGCCGGGTGACATACACTATGTAGTAACAGAGTACGGCATAGCATATCTGCACGGCAAGAACCTGAGAGAACGTGCAATGGACTTAATATCAATAGCGCATCCAAGCTTCAGAGGATGGCTTATAGAGGCGGCAAAGGCAAATAATCTTATATACAGGGATCAAACCTTTATCAAGGGTATAAAAGGTGAATATCCCGAGGCACTTGAAACGTACAGAACAACGAACAGAGAATTTGAGATTTTATTACGTCCTGTAAAAATCAGCGACGAGCCTCTGTTAAAGGATTTTTTCTACGCACTTTCAGACGATTCTATGTACCGTCGTTTTATCTCAACCAGGACAGACATGCCCCACAACAGATTGCAGCAGTTTGTGGCGATCGATTACACAAAAGAAATGATAATACTTGCAATAACCGGGAAAGAAGAAAAGGAGATGATCATTGGCATGGCACAGTATCTTATAGATACAACAAGGCATACCGCCGAGGTTGCATTTGTTGTAAGGGATGATTATCAGAATCACGGAATAGGCACTGAGCTGCTTTCTTATATAACCTATATTGCAAAGAAAAATGGGCTTCACGGTTTTACAGCCGCTCTTCTTATGGAAAACAAACACATGCTCCATCTGCTGGAGAATGCAGGGTTCAATATAGAAAAGAAATCGGAAGGCGGTATGTACGAACTCAAGATGTCATTCAGGGATTAG
- a CDS encoding sigma-54 dependent transcriptional regulator: MAERLLIVDDEQTLSESIQRVFSKEGYDVDVTNSAESALEMLNMNVYHVVITDIILPGIDGIDLLKQIKERLPEQIVIIITAYASIDTAIRAIRLGAYDYIVKPIIHEEIKQTVKNAVKQHTLQSENMILKKQIERQYAFTDIIASSSLMNDVINHIKKVADTKSNVLILGETGTGKELIARAMHFNGRRADNPFVPINCSAIPENLLESELFGYVKGAFTGALNSKNGLFVQADKGTVFLDEIGDIGIGLQSKLLRVLEDRDIRPVGSTQSIKIDVRFLFATNRDIESMVKEGTFRADLFYRINVITIKLPPLRERREDIEPLVKYIVNKYSKELGKPITGIDERTMDYLKSYYWNGNVRELQNVMERSILITEDGTIKPEHLPENIRSGDSPINDAISNKLSIEDYTKAFIVKYQDSYNETQLADMLGITRKALWEKRKRWGLRK, translated from the coding sequence ATGGCAGAAAGATTACTTATTGTTGATGATGAACAGACCCTTAGCGAGTCCATACAGAGAGTATTCTCAAAAGAAGGCTACGATGTGGATGTTACTAATAGTGCGGAATCCGCCCTCGAGATGCTCAACATGAATGTTTATCATGTTGTTATAACAGATATTATACTGCCGGGCATCGACGGTATAGATTTACTCAAACAGATAAAAGAAAGGCTGCCCGAACAGATAGTTATCATTATAACTGCTTATGCGTCCATAGATACGGCCATCAGGGCGATCAGGCTTGGAGCATACGATTATATTGTAAAACCAATAATCCACGAAGAGATAAAACAAACGGTAAAGAATGCCGTAAAGCAGCATACACTTCAAAGTGAAAATATGATACTAAAGAAACAGATAGAGAGGCAGTATGCCTTTACAGACATAATTGCCAGCAGCTCTTTAATGAATGATGTAATAAATCATATAAAGAAGGTTGCGGATACAAAGAGTAACGTCTTGATTCTCGGGGAAACCGGTACCGGCAAGGAACTTATAGCAAGGGCAATGCACTTCAACGGAAGGAGGGCGGATAACCCGTTTGTACCTATAAACTGCAGCGCAATTCCTGAAAACCTTCTTGAATCGGAGCTGTTTGGATACGTTAAGGGTGCTTTTACAGGGGCATTAAATTCCAAGAACGGACTATTTGTCCAGGCGGACAAAGGGACGGTGTTCCTTGATGAAATAGGTGATATTGGTATTGGATTGCAGTCAAAGCTGTTAAGGGTTCTTGAAGATCGCGATATAAGGCCTGTAGGCAGTACACAGAGTATAAAGATCGATGTAAGGTTTCTTTTTGCCACAAATAGAGATATAGAAAGTATGGTAAAGGAAGGCACATTCAGGGCTGATCTTTTTTACAGAATAAATGTTATCACAATAAAACTTCCGCCGCTCAGAGAGAGAAGGGAAGATATAGAACCTCTTGTAAAGTACATTGTTAACAAGTATTCAAAAGAACTTGGTAAACCTATTACCGGTATAGATGAAAGGACTATGGATTATTTAAAATCCTATTACTGGAATGGTAATGTAAGGGAGCTTCAAAACGTTATGGAAAGGTCAATCCTCATAACAGAAGACGGCACCATAAAGCCGGAACATCTGCCGGAGAATATCAGATCAGGGGATTCTCCAATTAATGATGCAATATCCAATAAATTATCTATCGAGGATTATACAAAGGCTTTTATTGTTAAATATCAGGACAGCTACAATGAAACACAGCTTGCAGACATGCTTGGTATAACGAGAAAGGCATTGTGGGAAAAAAGAAAGAGATGGGGGCTTAGAAAATGA